A single genomic interval of Ruminococcus sp. NK3A76 harbors:
- a CDS encoding YjdF family protein → MDKTKGMLTVFFDDPFWVGVFELTENGRLSAAKITFGAEPKDSEVWEFVLKHYYELKFSPAVEAKQKRTAENPKRRQRNARKELGNTGIGTKSQQALKLMQEQNKTERRQITKEQRETEKQRRFELRQQKRREKHKGH, encoded by the coding sequence ATGGACAAGACGAAGGGTATGCTGACGGTGTTTTTCGATGACCCTTTCTGGGTGGGAGTGTTCGAGCTGACTGAAAACGGCAGACTCTCGGCCGCAAAGATCACCTTCGGTGCAGAGCCGAAGGACAGCGAGGTCTGGGAATTCGTTCTGAAGCATTACTATGAGTTGAAGTTCAGTCCTGCTGTCGAAGCAAAACAGAAGCGGACTGCCGAAAACCCGAAGCGGCGTCAGCGCAACGCAAGAAAAGAGCTTGGCAACACCGGCATCGGCACCAAGTCTCAGCAAGCGCTCAAGCTTATGCAGGAGCAAAACAAGACAGAGCGCCGCCAGATCACCAAAGAGCAGCGTGAAACGGAAAAGCAGCGCCGGTTTGAACTCAGACAGCAAAAACGCAGGGAGAAGCACAAGGGTCACTAA
- a CDS encoding HD domain-containing protein — translation MSRLKELRKIVNAELDKMEDADKRTSAIAHLYGVSLAATMIAKKRGLDTELASMAAMLHDLHAYKTGSYDDHAHKGAELAREILTELGLTTDAETDMICSAIYHHDDKLVTDSPMDEVLKDADVIHHCMNDLSKSIKEKEQARFDKLCAEFGLESKE, via the coding sequence ATGAGCAGATTAAAAGAGCTTCGCAAGATAGTTAACGCAGAGCTTGACAAAATGGAAGATGCCGACAAGCGCACAAGTGCAATTGCGCACCTGTACGGCGTATCACTTGCGGCTACGATGATAGCAAAAAAGCGTGGGCTTGATACAGAGCTTGCATCTATGGCGGCGATGCTTCACGACCTGCACGCATACAAGACGGGCTCGTATGACGACCACGCACACAAGGGCGCAGAGCTTGCAAGGGAGATACTTACAGAGCTCGGTCTTACAACTGATGCGGAAACTGATATGATATGCTCTGCAATTTATCACCATGATGACAAGCTCGTGACCGACAGCCCTATGGACGAGGTGCTGAAAGATGCCGACGTTATACATCACTGCATGAACGATCTGTCAAAGTCTATCAAGGAAAAAGAGCAGGCACGCTTTGACAAGCTATGCGCCGAGTTTGGGTTAGAGAGCAAGGAATAA
- a CDS encoding NAD(P)H-dependent oxidoreductase has product MKAFIVYCHPSEDSFTRHIRDEFIGGILDSGNEYEISDLYKMGFKTDMTEEEYLRDAYYKNTPDIAKDVLAEHQKINSSDAIVFIYPVFWSDAPAKLVGWFDRVWSYGFAYGDRTMKTLGQHRTTNGGYLCTPSTCKFSVILPKFTLKYVSIPAANLANLTKNLTACLTYNGCAVLPLKKVWSSALPEIQKKGLSSQGYLTA; this is encoded by the coding sequence ATGAAAGCATTTATAGTTTACTGCCACCCGTCAGAGGATTCATTTACAAGGCATATCCGTGATGAGTTTATCGGGGGGATCCTCGATTCCGGGAACGAATATGAGATATCAGATCTGTACAAAATGGGCTTTAAGACAGACATGACAGAGGAAGAATACCTAAGAGATGCCTATTACAAAAACACGCCCGACATAGCGAAAGACGTTCTCGCAGAGCATCAGAAGATAAACTCATCAGATGCGATAGTTTTCATCTACCCTGTGTTCTGGTCTGATGCGCCTGCAAAGCTGGTGGGCTGGTTTGACAGGGTGTGGAGCTACGGCTTTGCATACGGCGACAGGACGATGAAAACTCTTGGGCAACACCGCACAACCAACGGCGGATACCTTTGCACGCCATCCACTTGCAAATTTTCCGTCATATTACCCAAATTTACCTTGAAATACGTTAGTATTCCTGCGGCAAATTTAGCCAATCTGACGAAAAATTTGACTGCGTGTCTGACGTACAATGGTTGTGCGGTGTTGCCCTTGAAAAAGGTCTGGTCATCTGCTCTGCCGGAAATTCAAAAGAAGGGCTTGAGCAGTCAGGGTTACTTGACAGCATGA
- a CDS encoding PAS domain-containing hybrid sensor histidine kinase/response regulator produces the protein MFGRHFELNEQTMHIVQEIGRHMPGGFFIYKSSGNEELLYANAAVLRIFGCGSLDEFKALTGFTFKGMLHPNDYEKTAQSINEQISSSDENFDYVEYRIIRKDGAVRWVDDYGHYTDTEAYGGIYYVFISDITDKIIAEQAQRDQRDKMITALASDYRSVFHVDLDKDIAVCYRADPTDKEQPREGEPFRYFDCFKQYAKDAVDESYREGFLRFIEPDNVRKALSEKVIIAYRYLVHRDGEDYYEMIRMAGVRHAADRDDHIVHAIGLGLTNIDSEVREAMAKNQALSEALAAAEEANKAKTVFLSNMSHEIRTPMNAIIGLDSLALRNESLDPETREYLEKIGGSARHLLGLINDILDMSRIESGRMVLRKEEFSFRSMLEQINTMVMTQCSEKGLKYECRVIGGVSDFYIGDDMKLKQVLINILSNAIKFTDPPGEVYLTVERTAVFEDQSTLRFVIKDTGIGMDASFIPKVFDTFTQEDSSRNNKYGSTGLGMAITKSIVDIMNGTISVTSEKGVGTEFTVAVTLKNSEHNNSEDFFIDIKDMRVLVVDDEEVAAEHARIVLDEAGIMADTCLSGTEALHMLEIQHLKQQPYNLVLLDWKMPNMDGIECAKEIRKLYSSETTIIILTSFNWDEIMDEALHIGVDSFLAKPLFASNVIGEFERITRKNNMAMFRKKQRAELAGRRILLAEDVFINAEIMKKLLEIKEAKIDHAENGRIAVNIFAKSEKGYYDAVLMDVRMPEMDGLEATETIRALDRPDAKNIPIIAMTANAFDEDVQRSLQVGMNAHLSKPVDPERLYQTLEELIWEADQRK, from the coding sequence GTGTTCGGCAGGCATTTTGAACTGAATGAACAGACCATGCATATCGTGCAGGAGATCGGACGGCATATGCCCGGCGGCTTCTTCATCTACAAAAGCAGCGGGAACGAGGAGCTGCTCTATGCCAATGCAGCAGTCCTGAGAATCTTCGGCTGCGGGAGCCTTGATGAATTCAAGGCACTGACCGGCTTTACATTCAAGGGAATGCTTCACCCCAACGATTATGAAAAGACCGCACAATCTATCAATGAACAGATTTCTTCAAGCGATGAGAATTTTGATTATGTTGAATACCGCATTATCCGGAAGGACGGCGCTGTCCGCTGGGTGGACGATTACGGACATTATACCGACACCGAAGCCTACGGCGGTATTTATTACGTCTTTATTTCGGATATTACCGATAAGATCATTGCGGAACAGGCACAGCGCGATCAGCGTGATAAAATGATCACTGCGCTTGCTTCCGATTACCGGAGCGTATTTCATGTCGATCTGGACAAAGATATCGCCGTCTGCTACCGTGCCGACCCGACAGACAAGGAGCAGCCCCGTGAGGGCGAGCCGTTCCGTTATTTCGATTGCTTCAAACAATATGCTAAAGATGCGGTGGACGAGAGCTACCGCGAAGGCTTTCTGCGCTTCATCGAGCCGGACAATGTCCGCAAGGCACTGTCGGAAAAGGTCATCATCGCATACCGCTATCTTGTTCACAGAGACGGCGAGGATTACTATGAGATGATCCGTATGGCGGGCGTGCGGCACGCAGCCGACAGAGATGATCATATCGTCCATGCGATCGGACTGGGGCTTACCAATATCGACAGCGAAGTCCGTGAGGCAATGGCAAAGAATCAGGCTTTGAGCGAAGCCCTTGCCGCCGCCGAGGAAGCGAACAAGGCGAAAACGGTATTCCTCTCCAATATGAGCCACGAGATACGCACACCCATGAACGCAATAATAGGACTTGACAGCCTTGCGCTGAGAAACGAGAGTCTTGACCCCGAAACAAGGGAGTATTTAGAAAAGATCGGCGGCAGCGCACGGCATCTGCTGGGGCTCATCAACGATATCCTCGACATGAGCCGCATCGAATCCGGCAGAATGGTGCTGCGCAAGGAGGAGTTCTCCTTCCGTTCCATGCTCGAACAGATCAATACAATGGTCATGACGCAGTGCAGTGAAAAGGGACTGAAATACGAGTGCAGGGTGATCGGCGGCGTTTCGGATTTCTATATCGGCGACGATATGAAGCTCAAGCAGGTGCTTATCAATATCCTTTCCAATGCGATCAAGTTCACAGATCCTCCGGGTGAAGTATATCTGACAGTGGAACGAACGGCGGTCTTTGAGGATCAGTCTACGCTGCGCTTCGTTATCAAGGACACAGGTATAGGTATGGACGCATCATTCATTCCCAAGGTGTTTGACACCTTTACGCAGGAGGATTCCAGCCGCAACAACAAATACGGCAGCACCGGGTTAGGTATGGCGATCACAAAGAGCATCGTTGATATAATGAACGGCACGATCTCCGTGACCTCCGAAAAGGGCGTGGGTACGGAATTTACCGTGGCCGTTACGCTGAAAAACAGTGAGCATAACAACTCCGAGGACTTCTTCATTGATATAAAGGATATGCGTGTCCTTGTTGTTGATGATGAGGAGGTTGCCGCGGAGCACGCCCGTATCGTACTGGATGAAGCGGGCATCATGGCAGATACCTGCCTGAGCGGAACGGAAGCGCTGCATATGCTGGAGATACAGCATCTCAAGCAGCAGCCGTACAATCTTGTTTTGCTCGACTGGAAAATGCCCAACATGGACGGCATAGAGTGTGCAAAGGAGATACGCAAGCTGTACAGCAGCGAAACAACGATCATCATTCTCACCTCGTTCAACTGGGACGAGATCATGGACGAGGCTCTGCATATCGGCGTGGACAGCTTCCTTGCGAAGCCGCTGTTCGCTTCAAATGTGATCGGAGAATTCGAGCGTATCACCCGAAAGAACAATATGGCGATGTTCCGCAAAAAGCAGCGTGCCGAGCTCGCGGGCAGGCGCATCCTGCTTGCCGAAGATGTTTTCATCAATGCCGAAATCATGAAAAAGCTGCTTGAGATCAAAGAAGCAAAGATCGACCATGCAGAAAACGGACGAATCGCAGTGAATATATTCGCAAAAAGTGAAAAGGGCTATTACGATGCGGTACTTATGGACGTGCGTATGCCCGAAATGGACGGGCTTGAAGCCACGGAGACGATCCGTGCGCTGGACAGACCCGATGCAAAAAACATTCCGATTATCGCGATGACCGCCAACGCCTTTGATGAGGACGTACAGCGTTCCTTGCAAGTCGGTATGAACGCACATCTTTCCAAGCCTGTTGATCCGGAGCGCCTGTATCAGACATTGGAGGAGCTGATCTGGGAAGCTGACCAGCGCAAATAA
- a CDS encoding EAL domain-containing response regulator, translated as MQELLERKKGLRRSILIVDDDYIAREILGTMLKDMYEVCYAENGAVALDIIRRDKLKLSLVILDLHMPEMDGYSLLKLLRADNELRRIPVIVLTSEKGAEVESLKIGAADFIAKPFDMPEVICARVGHSIELAEDSVIIHETERDELTGLFHKEFFFQYGKRLDELNNNMPMDAIIVDINRFHVVNELYGRGYGNSVLKTIGESLHELVSRTGGLACRRDNDQFCIYLPHSDDIRDKLPLYIKMIDERINDSNISLRFGVYSDDGSENGMEHRFDCAWLACRKLRNSYVSCFEFYNDEQHSKELYAERLINDMDKALSEKQFKVYYQPKYSITGDKPRLSSAEALIRWFHPEFGMVSPGQFISLFEENGLIQKIDRFVWNEAAEQIRQWKDKYGINIPVSVNVSRVDVFNSHLVSILENITELNGLDNSRLLLEITESAYTDDSEQIIETVKKLRRRGFRIEMDDFGSGYSSLNMLTSLPIDALKLDMKFIRGICENQKKARLVGIMIDIARLLQVPVIAEGVETKEQMEMLKNLGCDIIQGYYFSKPLPPEEFGALIEKEIKENDYAYN; from the coding sequence ATGCAGGAACTGTTGGAACGCAAGAAAGGACTTCGCAGAAGCATACTTATCGTTGACGACGATTACATCGCAAGAGAGATACTTGGTACTATGCTCAAAGATATGTACGAGGTATGCTATGCCGAAAACGGTGCGGTGGCTCTCGACATCATAAGAAGGGACAAGCTGAAGCTCTCGCTCGTGATACTTGATCTGCACATGCCTGAAATGGATGGGTACAGTCTTTTGAAGCTGCTCCGTGCCGACAATGAGCTCAGACGTATCCCTGTGATAGTGCTGACCTCGGAAAAGGGCGCAGAGGTCGAAAGTCTGAAGATCGGAGCCGCAGATTTCATTGCTAAACCCTTTGATATGCCCGAGGTCATCTGTGCGAGAGTCGGTCATTCCATAGAACTTGCGGAGGACAGCGTTATTATCCATGAAACAGAGCGAGACGAGCTGACGGGACTTTTCCATAAGGAGTTTTTCTTTCAATACGGCAAAAGGCTTGACGAGCTGAATAATAATATGCCGATGGACGCAATCATAGTGGATATAAACCGTTTCCATGTGGTGAATGAGCTTTACGGCAGAGGCTACGGTAACTCGGTACTGAAAACGATTGGTGAAAGTCTCCATGAGCTTGTCAGCAGGACAGGCGGACTTGCCTGCCGCCGCGACAACGATCAGTTTTGCATTTACCTTCCTCACAGCGATGATATTCGGGACAAGCTGCCGCTGTACATCAAAATGATAGACGAGCGTATAAACGACAGCAATATAAGCCTGCGGTTCGGTGTATATTCCGACGACGGCAGCGAAAATGGTATGGAGCACCGCTTCGACTGTGCTTGGCTTGCCTGCCGCAAGCTCAGAAACAGCTATGTATCCTGCTTTGAATTCTATAACGATGAACAGCACAGCAAAGAGCTTTACGCCGAGCGACTCATAAACGATATGGACAAGGCACTGTCTGAAAAGCAGTTTAAGGTCTATTATCAGCCGAAGTATTCGATAACGGGCGATAAGCCGCGGCTTTCGAGCGCAGAAGCCCTCATAAGGTGGTTTCACCCCGAATTCGGAATGGTCAGCCCCGGACAGTTCATCTCGCTTTTTGAGGAGAACGGACTGATACAAAAGATTGACCGCTTTGTCTGGAATGAAGCGGCGGAGCAGATAAGACAGTGGAAGGATAAATACGGGATCAATATTCCCGTGTCTGTCAATGTGTCAAGAGTTGATGTTTTCAATTCGCACCTTGTAAGCATTCTTGAAAATATAACAGAGCTGAACGGGCTTGATAATTCAAGGCTCCTTTTAGAGATCACGGAATCCGCCTATACCGACGATTCCGAACAGATCATCGAAACAGTGAAAAAACTTCGCAGGCGCGGATTCAGGATAGAGATGGACGATTTCGGCAGCGGTTATTCCTCACTGAATATGCTGACCTCTCTGCCGATAGATGCCCTTAAACTGGATATGAAGTTTATCAGGGGGATATGCGAAAATCAGAAAAAAGCACGGCTTGTCGGCATCATGATCGACATTGCAAGACTTCTTCAAGTTCCCGTCATCGCAGAGGGCGTTGAGACCAAGGAGCAGATGGAGATGCTGAAAAATCTCGGCTGCGACATCATTCAGGGCTATTATTTCTCAAAGCCCCTGCCGCCCGAGGAATTCGGTGCGCTTATCGAAAAAGAGATAAAGGAGAATGACTATGCTTACAATTGA
- a CDS encoding ATP-binding cassette domain-containing protein, translating into MDIITVKDLDLTLGKTEILKRINVSFEEGKIHGLIGRNGSGKTMLMKCICGFVKPTHGEVIVDGKRVGKDVDFPKDMGIIIETPGFIPYYSGYKNLKLLAGLNNRIGKEQVRASMKQVGLDPDLRRHVRKYSLGMRQRLGLAQAIMENPKILILDEPFNGLDKEGVAEMREYLLSYKEQGKTILICSHSAEDISVLCETVHEMDKGVIEKIS; encoded by the coding sequence ATGGACATAATAACAGTAAAAGATCTTGACCTGACACTTGGAAAGACCGAGATACTAAAGCGCATCAACGTCAGCTTTGAAGAAGGCAAGATACACGGTCTTATCGGCAGAAACGGCAGCGGCAAGACTATGCTTATGAAGTGCATCTGCGGATTTGTCAAGCCGACTCACGGCGAGGTCATCGTGGACGGCAAGCGTGTCGGAAAGGACGTTGACTTTCCGAAGGACATGGGGATAATCATTGAAACGCCGGGGTTTATCCCATACTATTCCGGGTACAAGAATCTGAAGCTGCTGGCAGGCCTCAACAACCGCATCGGCAAAGAACAGGTGCGGGCTTCGATGAAGCAGGTCGGTCTCGATCCCGATCTGCGGCGCCACGTCCGCAAGTATTCTTTAGGTATGCGTCAGCGCCTTGGACTGGCACAGGCGATAATGGAAAACCCGAAGATACTTATTCTTGACGAGCCTTTCAACGGCCTCGACAAAGAGGGTGTTGCGGAGATGCGGGAGTATCTTCTATCATACAAAGAGCAGGGCAAAACGATACTGATCTGCTCGCACTCGGCTGAGGATATTTCTGTGCTGTGCGAAACGGTGCATGAGATGGATAAGGGGGTTATTGAGAAGATATCATAA
- a CDS encoding Hpt domain-containing protein — translation MLTIDKLKDYGADVDEGLARCMNMEDFYITLVGKVLEDNRLPLLERQISEKKLDAAFETAHALKGMYANLSLTPLTKPVSEITELLRSRTDTDYSALLAEAKAQFEALCSL, via the coding sequence ATGCTTACAATTGATAAACTTAAGGACTACGGCGCGGACGTTGACGAGGGGCTTGCACGCTGCATGAATATGGAGGATTTCTATATCACCCTTGTTGGAAAGGTGCTTGAAGATAACAGACTTCCTCTGCTTGAGCGGCAAATCAGTGAAAAAAAACTTGATGCAGCGTTTGAAACTGCTCACGCACTGAAAGGTATGTACGCAAATCTGTCACTCACCCCGCTGACAAAGCCTGTCAGCGAAATTACAGAATTGCTGCGCAGCAGGACGGATACGGATTATTCCGCACTTTTGGCAGAGGCAAAGGCGCAGTTTGAGGCGCTTTGCAGTTTATGA
- a CDS encoding site-specific integrase, with product MQTGKPLSRETAIHHLTFISDVFSYAVRMDIVSDNPCRKVYVPKGGKKEKEIYSIEEIEQLFKLLENAPLKYRTFFTLAVYTGFRRGELMGLEWKDIDFESGIVSVRRTSNYTVKTGIYTDTTKTKSSQRSMKLPQLVLDILKEHKAEQDSERIKLGTKWFECDRLFVTADGHPMHNNTTYNWLRKFCKKNDFPFRDIHSLRHINHMKTSL from the coding sequence ATGCAGACAGGAAAGCCGCTGTCGAGGGAAACAGCGATACATCATCTGACCTTTATTTCGGACGTTTTCAGCTACGCTGTGCGAATGGACATCGTGTCCGACAACCCTTGCAGAAAGGTCTATGTTCCGAAAGGCGGCAAGAAAGAAAAGGAGATCTATTCAATCGAGGAGATCGAGCAGCTTTTCAAGCTCTTGGAGAACGCACCGCTAAAGTACCGCACGTTTTTCACGCTGGCGGTCTATACGGGCTTTCGTCGGGGCGAGTTAATGGGCTTGGAGTGGAAGGACATTGATTTTGAAAGCGGTATTGTAAGCGTCAGACGCACATCAAATTACACCGTAAAGACGGGCATTTACACCGACACCACCAAGACAAAAAGCTCACAGCGTTCAATGAAGCTGCCACAGCTTGTACTTGATATTCTGAAAGAGCACAAAGCGGAGCAGGACAGCGAGCGCATAAAGCTCGGCACAAAGTGGTTTGAATGCGACAGGCTGTTCGTCACGGCTGACGGACACCCGATGCACAACAATACGACCTACAACTGGCTGCGGAAGTTCTGCAAGAAAAATGATTTTCCGTTCCGGGATATTCACTCCTTGCGTCATATCAACCATATGAAAACATCTTTATAA
- a CDS encoding amino acid permease, which translates to METQQNTSQPPRYLSVLDVWAMAFGCMVGWGTFVMPGTTFLPVAGPAGTVIAMVIGICIMLVIGCNLAFFMNRSTRAGGVYSYTKKAFGRDHAFLSSWFLCLSYLTIVFLNGTALFIVMRTLSGDLTQRGVHYHVLGNTIYIGEILLSVAALAGVGLLFIFARKILHRINTLLALVLIGGIIVVTAFCIPHMSMDVLRTFGSQNDNTAYGIFSIAFLAPWAFVGFEVVTFDTSVFRFRVKKTKWIIFTAIIVGGLAYIAMAIVGVTVVPDGYANWGEYIAALDELSGVEAVPTFYAAKAIIGQAGLVIIGITALAAVLTGIIGGYRASIRILTTMAEDKILSERFSKISNSIMFIMLISVSLALFGRNTLNWFVDLTSFGAIVGFGYTSAAAFKLAKTENNRHIEMTGAVGTAISVLFVIVQLVPRLTAMEAMGGQAFLLLSFWCLVGFVFYWRTVTKGSLTEYSGMSASGVVLFALIVYSAFMWLAKLIAAKESIDEVRSALVYGGIVLLTVIFIGLVVMLHVQNLVRKKHEASEREKIRAMESDLARSQFLFNMSHDIRTPMNAIVGYTELAMKLPASDELHDYLVKIERSNHQLLTLINDILEMSRIESGNIELEYAPTDLTRIFAGIDELFYEQMKQKGQEFAVHFSQIKDRFVWCDEKNLTRVIVSLLSNAHKFTPEGGSVSASVSETGSEDGYGAYEIRVRDNGIGMSKEFADKMFTPFERERTSTASGVEGTGLGLPISKSIIDLMGGTIDVYTAPGNGTEIVLLLKFRLADESELPQNDPQEKQEKKVDFSTKRLLIVEDNPVNMEIAKMILKQAGFTVETAENGQIGLDMVKASPDGYYDAVLMDIQMPVMDGLTAARSIRSLENPVHANIPILAITANAFKEDEEKAKEAGMQAHIAKPIDVDKLLVTLAKVLSEHEK; encoded by the coding sequence ATGGAAACTCAACAAAACACATCGCAGCCTCCCCGCTATCTCTCCGTGCTGGATGTATGGGCAATGGCGTTCGGCTGTATGGTCGGCTGGGGAACATTCGTTATGCCCGGAACGACCTTTCTCCCTGTAGCAGGTCCGGCGGGGACGGTCATCGCTATGGTGATCGGGATATGTATCATGCTTGTGATCGGCTGCAACCTTGCCTTTTTCATGAATCGAAGCACGAGGGCAGGCGGTGTCTATTCCTATACAAAGAAAGCATTCGGGCGTGACCACGCTTTTTTAAGCTCATGGTTCCTCTGCCTTTCATACCTGACGATTGTGTTCCTGAACGGCACGGCGCTGTTCATCGTGATGCGGACGCTGTCCGGCGATCTGACGCAGAGGGGGGTTCATTATCACGTTTTGGGAAATACGATCTATATCGGAGAGATACTGCTCTCCGTGGCGGCACTTGCGGGAGTGGGTCTGCTGTTTATCTTCGCAAGGAAGATACTGCACAGGATCAACACACTGCTGGCGCTTGTTCTGATAGGCGGGATCATCGTTGTCACGGCTTTCTGCATTCCCCATATGTCCATGGATGTTTTAAGAACCTTCGGCTCGCAGAATGACAATACCGCCTATGGGATATTCAGTATCGCTTTCCTTGCACCGTGGGCGTTTGTTGGATTTGAAGTCGTTACCTTCGACACCTCTGTATTCAGGTTCAGGGTAAAAAAGACAAAGTGGATAATCTTTACCGCTATCATCGTCGGCGGTCTTGCATATATTGCGATGGCTATCGTCGGTGTTACTGTTGTCCCCGACGGCTACGCAAACTGGGGCGAATATATTGCGGCACTTGATGAGCTTTCGGGCGTGGAAGCAGTTCCCACATTCTATGCCGCAAAGGCGATAATTGGACAGGCGGGACTTGTCATTATTGGGATCACGGCACTTGCCGCTGTGCTGACGGGCATTATCGGCGGCTACCGCGCTTCTATCCGTATCCTCACTACAATGGCGGAAGACAAGATACTTTCCGAGCGCTTTTCCAAGATAAGCAACAGCATTATGTTTATTATGCTGATTTCCGTTTCGCTGGCACTGTTCGGCAGGAATACGCTCAACTGGTTCGTTGACCTGACCTCCTTCGGTGCTATCGTCGGCTTCGGCTATACCTCTGCGGCAGCCTTTAAGCTGGCAAAAACCGAGAACAACAGGCACATTGAAATGACAGGCGCAGTCGGCACGGCGATCTCTGTGCTGTTCGTTATCGTTCAGCTCGTACCGAGACTTACTGCTATGGAAGCTATGGGCGGGCAGGCATTTCTGCTGCTGTCCTTCTGGTGTCTGGTGGGCTTCGTGTTCTACTGGCGCACCGTTACGAAGGGCAGTCTGACCGAATACAGCGGTATGTCCGCTTCGGGCGTGGTGCTGTTCGCGCTGATCGTGTACTCGGCTTTTATGTGGCTCGCAAAACTGATAGCCGCAAAGGAGAGCATAGATGAGGTGCGCTCTGCGCTCGTATATGGAGGTATCGTTCTATTGACCGTTATTTTCATCGGACTTGTGGTCATGCTCCATGTGCAGAATCTTGTCCGCAAAAAGCACGAGGCTTCCGAGCGTGAGAAGATAAGGGCAATGGAGAGCGACCTTGCAAGGAGTCAGTTTCTCTTTAATATGTCCCACGACATACGCACACCGATGAACGCGATCGTCGGCTATACCGAGCTTGCTATGAAACTGCCCGCTTCTGATGAGCTGCACGATTACCTTGTCAAGATCGAACGCTCCAATCACCAGCTTTTGACGCTGATCAACGATATTCTCGAAATGAGCCGTATCGAAAGCGGTAACATAGAGCTTGAATATGCGCCGACTGACCTGACACGCATTTTTGCAGGGATAGACGAGCTTTTTTACGAACAGATGAAGCAAAAGGGACAGGAGTTTGCGGTGCATTTCTCGCAGATAAAAGATCGCTTCGTATGGTGCGATGAAAAGAACCTTACCCGCGTGATCGTAAGTCTCCTCAGTAACGCACATAAATTCACGCCGGAGGGAGGCAGCGTTTCTGCTTCGGTTTCGGAAACAGGCAGCGAGGACGGCTACGGCGCTTACGAGATACGAGTCCGCGACAACGGTATCGGTATGTCAAAGGAATTTGCAGATAAAATGTTCACTCCATTTGAACGTGAACGCACTTCTACAGCCAGCGGTGTTGAGGGAACAGGTCTTGGCTTGCCAATCTCAAAGAGCATAATCGACCTCATGGGCGGTACAATTGATGTGTATACTGCTCCCGGTAATGGCACAGAGATCGTGCTTTTGCTGAAATTCCGTCTTGCCGACGAAAGCGAGCTGCCCCAGAACGATCCACAGGAGAAACAGGAAAAAAAGGTGGACTTTTCGACAAAGCGCCTGTTGATAGTTGAGGACAACCCGGTCAACATGGAGATCGCCAAGATGATACTGAAACAAGCAGGCTTTACAGTGGAAACTGCCGAAAACGGACAAATCGGGCTTGATATGGTGAAGGCTTCGCCAGACGGTTATTATGATGCCGTACTCATGGACATTCAGATGCCTGTGATGGACGGACTTACCGCCGCAAGAAGCATCCGATCGCTTGAAAATCCAGTGCACGCCAATATTCCCATTCTTGCAATCACGGCAAATGCTTTCAAAGAGGACGAGGAAAAAGCGAAGGAAGCCGGAATGCAGGCGCATATTGCAAAGCCGATCGACGTGGACAAGCTGCTCGTCACTTTGGCAAAGGTGTTGTCGGAGCATGAAAAATGA